A stretch of Acropora muricata isolate sample 2 chromosome 7, ASM3666990v1, whole genome shotgun sequence DNA encodes these proteins:
- the LOC136923095 gene encoding brevican core protein-like, with amino-acid sequence MKTKMKMFASLPLYIVTTLFAFGCVSALPRVHKQDPRNLPRVLKHDPRSGAALINLRAKNGCPQFWEEFGSSCYEVKRSMTSLKEAEEECKVDNASVVKITTPEENTFVKDYLLVQDIQKAWIGMTKDFNWNDGKPVEYENWAPGHPNAEASCAWMDTTQQAKGLWYDVQCDLVITEGVAAVCEKPL; translated from the exons ATGAAAACCAAGATGAAGATGTTTGCATCGCTGCCACTTTATATCGTAACCACTCTATTTGCCTTTGGATGTGTGTCAG CATTGCCAAGGGTGCACAAGCAGGATCCCAGAAATCTACCTCGTGTGCTCAAGCACGATCCTCGATCAGGAGCTGCTTTAATCAACCTGCGTGCAAAGAACGGTTGTCCACAGTTCTGGGAGGAATTTGGAAGCTCTTGTTATGAAGTCAAAAGATCCATGACGTCTTTGAAAGAGGCTGAAGAGGAATGCAAAGTCGACAACGCAAGCGTGGTAAAGATAACCACCCCTGAAGAGAACACCTTTGTCAAAGATTATCTTTTGGTCCAAGACATACAAAAGGCTTGGATCGGGATGACAAAAGACTTCAACTGGAACGACGGTAAACCTGTAGAATACGAAAACTGGGCTCCAGGTCATCCTAATGCTGAAGCGTCATGCGCATGGATGGATACTACACAACAAGCTAAAGGTCTTTGGTATGATGTTCAATGTGACCTCGTGATCACTGAAGGTGTTGCCGCTGTCTGCGAGAAGCCGTTGTAG